TGACACTCTTTACAAATTCCATATAATATCATCGTATGGCCTTCTATTTTAAATTTTTTATTTTCGCAGATTATGTCTTGTCTATTTTCTATGGTTTCATCGTAAAAGCTTACGATTTTACAGCATTTAGTGCATATTAGGTGGTCGTGATGCGAATTTAGATTTAGTTCAAATTTTTTGATTCCACTCTCTTCAAAAGATATCGCCAGTCCAATTTCCTCCAAGAAATTTAAAAACTGATATATTGCCGTTAAGCTAATATTTTCTTTAAATTCCCGATGAAACCTCTCTTGTATCTCGGCAGCACTAAGGTGATCATCGTTAATATACAAGATTTTTAAAACCCCTTCCTTTTGGCTTGAATTTTTATAGTTAAAATCTTTTAAAAAGGTAGAAAATTTTGAGTAAAAATTTTCAAAATTTTGCATATAATCGCCACTCTTTATTCTAAATTCATAATTGCTATCATGATTATAATAAAATAAGCTGATTTGCGAATAAATTTGCAATTTTTATATAAAATTTTTATAAATTTTAAGAAAATTTGATAAGCAAATATAAAGGTTTTTTTGGCATAATTCCGCAAAAAAACTTTCAAAGGTAGGATAATGACATACGACGAGCTTGAATTAGACGCCGTTTTGCTTGAAGTTCTAGAGAACAGAGGTAGCTTTGAGTCTATGGATGATGAGGAGCTTTTTGAGCTAATCGAAGAGGTTGCAAAGTATACCGATGGAGATTATGAAGAGGCTTTTGAGTATATGACTCAATTCTCTCCAATAAATAAAAAAAGATTTGTTTCACTTTATATGGTTTAGCCCTAAGCTAAACCATAAATTTAACTATTCAAAATACTTATTTAATACTTCTTTTAGTTTTTGAGTATATCTGCTATCTTTTGGAGAGTTGTGATAGATATCTGCGATATCGTAAATTCTTTCGTAGTAGTCATTTGTATCTTGATTGTTTACTACCATCATAGAAGTGTTTATGCTAACTCCTAAAAACACTCCTTTTGCCTTTCCTCTTTCTAGTACCCATGCGGAAATTTCAGGAAGATCTGTTGAGACTCCGGACTTCTCTCCGGCTCCTAATATAACGGCATCAGCGGTAATATCTATAGAACCTTTACCATCAACTAAGCCAGCCCATGATCTGCTTGATTTAAAAAGTAAAATAAGATCAACTGATTTATAACCAGCCTGCGCTCCAAAACCAACACCTTTATAGTCTACAAAGATAGGCGCGCTCCACTCGTTATCATCGTTTCTAGCTACAAAAATTCCCTTTCCGTCATGCCCAGATATTATAAATCCGCTTTTGACCATGCTTGGTATTATTGCTATACCGGTAATGCCTTTGAATTTCTTATTTTTACTTACTCCAAAGTCGTTAAGTATATTTAGTGAGGTTTTGACTTTCTGACTCTGTGTAAAATCTGC
This sequence is a window from Campylobacter sp. RM16189. Protein-coding genes within it:
- a CDS encoding transcriptional repressor; the encoded protein is MQNFENFYSKFSTFLKDFNYKNSSQKEGVLKILYINDDHLSAAEIQERFHREFKENISLTAIYQFLNFLEEIGLAISFEESGIKKFELNLNSHHDHLICTKCCKIVSFYDETIENRQDIICENKKFKIEGHTMILYGICKECQK
- a CDS encoding lipid-binding SYLF domain-containing protein; the encoded protein is MNKIFKLMLCILTLSTFALADFTQSQKVKTSLNILNDFGVSKNKKFKGITGIAIIPSMVKSGFIISGHDGKGIFVARNDDNEWSAPIFVDYKGVGFGAQAGYKSVDLILLFKSSRSWAGLVDGKGSIDITADAVILGAGEKSGVSTDLPEISAWVLERGKAKGVFLGVSINTSMMVVNNQDTNDYYERIYDIADIYHNSPKDSRYTQKLKEVLNKYFE